The Candidatus Arthromitus sp. SFB-mouse-Japan genome includes a region encoding these proteins:
- a CDS encoding FtsK/SpoIIIE domain-containing protein, giving the protein MKRVKIYVFYKNKLIEWNIESFQNSSVEFLLDKDITLFSRDYTFHFEYENGNYILKSFNDFELIYKDQKLNSKLIIDGDIIICDLIRDKSKVILSIQYEDFSNCNFYKCKVNEISQIKIGKNEYADIIYDNDDMLDYHIILNFRKNSVEVISNGIGCYLNNRKISKGEALFGDTIFIYGLKIIYLGKYIAVNNPNGKVSSRLKFSNDDIEVMETRSFTNINREIEDDGKVYLDLDENVEFRVDAPVIYNHNSLKFLFIGLIPLSLIVLAVSMLFLYYIGANSFYYLLVSSIGTLVIVLLICLLFYFKVNRRRQEEKYNSYLDDKFKEISVIKDEWVRALSQRYPRTIDCYESVINFDNNVWNRVGRDNNFLNLTIGQGESYFGNLKILTKNVHDNRLFDSHKILKKVPITIPLKKISKLAVVSDMHKIYDVFKNFIVQFTSNNSYKDLKIVTIASKDHEENINYLKLIPHVYSDKNDFRYFAITDDEVIDVLHNLRKIIKERESILRQNTNYVFKTSYVVFLFHNFTTPMNQFLNYIKSVSSKIDVHFVIFTINNKDIPECFKYILNVGEREQILYNIRENGIKKVVLSYDYVDIANLIDIDKFTDTLSKIKLSTEGVIKGFESRSIFGLYNASSVKDLNIEDRWRKNKLLSSLNIPVATKNFKDVFTLNIHEKHDGINGIIFGESGVGKTELLKNMILSYSINLSPNLLNFIILKSNYNIKLNNFVHLPHVIDILDKEDISEKNRLIELIKNEISRRQKLFDSIGVKDINAYLNTYENYSDTIIIPHLIIIIDDVCKNDIDFIRELSQLYSSILSIGIHIIVSSNCVSAFVKEEKILSNFDFKVCFRLSDVRDLFEIMGENEILNPNSTGKFNIRLSDSVIVNNVQIVYSNCYVGDYEEQLAIELVNNCGTISKKIIRAYETNEFLLQEDEIINEISSLSTNINMRYMSAFNSSLRYLSLYDLSGYKSNFNGFMWTESEKPCSAIVGVVDDPKYQVQRFLSVDFKNIGNLFVFGSPGTGKSNLIKTLIYSLCCEYKERNLNVYIVDPNTRNTDCFGYAPHVKNIAYTKSEINSLFKKILEEFELRKKIFDNLDISTIDQYKLRVGEELPNVILTIDSVQEIIDDKWDYMKFIRMIARDGKFYGIYVCITSSEYGNIEMNLSEYFDNKFVLRFNDESLYKKILGREYKLNSKFKGRGIVNYRDSLGDRILEFQVALPMLSNNDVDLNNKLKRLFIHMNEINNKIYGGSEIMDVLEHESNEEKQLIESRTELDLNSFLDNFINDCNNLCVVHDSKNNDGILYNIYKIVEEKGIKSYFFQNRDLDENEVKEFINWLDSVTDERVCVIISNIEKLISLCNDEMIGSLNSILERQSRKMYFVTSIYRTSNIDNRCSKVIDLLLLNGASIIVNDDENATILYKSQENLIKIN; this is encoded by the coding sequence ATGAAAAGGGTAAAAATTTATGTTTTCTATAAGAACAAGCTTATAGAATGGAATATTGAAAGCTTTCAAAATAGTTCAGTTGAATTTTTATTAGATAAAGATATAACCTTATTTTCAAGAGACTATACATTTCATTTTGAATATGAAAATGGGAATTATATATTGAAATCTTTTAATGATTTTGAGCTTATTTATAAAGATCAAAAATTAAACTCAAAATTGATTATAGATGGAGATATAATTATATGTGATTTAATTAGGGATAAATCTAAGGTTATTTTATCAATACAGTACGAAGATTTTTCAAATTGTAATTTTTATAAGTGTAAAGTGAATGAAATTTCACAGATAAAGATTGGAAAAAATGAATATGCTGATATTATTTATGATAATGATGATATGCTTGACTATCATATTATTTTAAATTTTAGGAAAAATAGTGTGGAAGTTATAAGTAATGGTATTGGTTGTTATCTAAATAATAGGAAGATTTCAAAAGGTGAAGCTTTATTTGGAGATACAATTTTTATTTATGGACTTAAGATTATTTATTTAGGAAAGTATATTGCAGTAAATAATCCAAATGGAAAAGTATCTTCAAGGTTAAAATTTTCCAATGATGATATTGAAGTAATGGAAACTAGGAGTTTTACTAATATTAATAGGGAAATTGAAGATGATGGTAAAGTATATTTGGATTTAGATGAAAATGTAGAGTTTAGGGTTGATGCACCTGTTATTTATAATCATAATTCCTTGAAATTTTTGTTTATTGGATTAATCCCATTAAGCTTAATAGTTTTAGCAGTTTCTATGTTATTTTTGTATTATATAGGGGCAAATTCTTTTTATTATCTTTTAGTTAGTTCGATTGGAACTTTAGTTATTGTATTACTTATATGTTTATTATTTTATTTTAAAGTAAATAGGAGAAGACAAGAAGAAAAGTACAATTCTTATTTGGATGATAAGTTTAAGGAAATATCAGTAATTAAAGATGAATGGGTAAGGGCTTTATCTCAAAGATATCCAAGGACTATTGATTGTTATGAAAGTGTTATTAATTTTGATAATAATGTTTGGAATAGAGTTGGAAGAGATAATAATTTTTTGAATTTGACAATAGGACAAGGTGAATCTTATTTTGGGAATTTAAAAATATTAACTAAAAATGTTCATGATAATAGACTTTTTGATTCCCATAAAATACTTAAGAAGGTGCCAATAACTATACCTCTTAAAAAGATAAGTAAGCTTGCAGTTGTGTCAGACATGCATAAAATTTATGATGTATTTAAAAATTTTATAGTACAATTTACGAGCAATAATTCTTATAAGGACTTGAAAATTGTTACGATTGCATCAAAAGATCATGAAGAAAACATAAATTATTTAAAACTAATTCCTCATGTGTATTCTGATAAAAATGATTTTAGATATTTTGCTATAACTGATGATGAAGTAATTGATGTTTTACATAATTTACGCAAAATAATTAAAGAAAGGGAGAGCATTTTAAGACAGAATACTAATTATGTTTTTAAGACATCTTACGTTGTTTTTTTATTTCATAATTTTACTACCCCAATGAATCAATTTTTAAATTATATAAAGAGTGTTAGTAGTAAGATAGATGTTCATTTTGTGATTTTTACTATAAATAATAAGGATATACCTGAGTGCTTTAAATATATACTAAATGTTGGTGAAAGAGAGCAGATTCTTTATAACATTCGAGAAAATGGAATTAAAAAAGTTGTTTTATCTTATGACTATGTTGACATAGCTAATTTGATTGATATAGATAAATTTACGGATACATTATCTAAGATCAAATTAAGCACAGAAGGAGTGATTAAAGGATTTGAAAGTAGATCAATTTTTGGTTTATATAATGCTTCTTCTGTTAAAGATCTAAATATAGAAGATAGATGGAGAAAGAATAAGTTATTAAGTTCTTTAAATATTCCTGTGGCTACTAAGAATTTTAAAGATGTATTTACTCTTAATATACATGAGAAGCATGATGGAATAAATGGAATAATATTCGGTGAAAGTGGAGTTGGAAAGACCGAATTATTGAAAAATATGATTCTTTCTTACTCAATAAACTTAAGTCCAAATCTTTTAAATTTCATAATACTTAAATCTAATTATAATATAAAGTTAAATAATTTTGTACATCTTCCACATGTGATTGATATTTTGGATAAGGAAGATATTTCAGAGAAGAATAGATTAATAGAACTTATAAAAAATGAAATTAGTAGGAGACAAAAATTATTTGATAGTATAGGTGTTAAAGATATAAACGCATATTTGAATACTTATGAAAATTATTCCGATACTATAATAATTCCACATTTGATTATTATTATAGATGATGTTTGTAAAAATGATATCGACTTTATACGTGAGTTATCACAGTTATATTCATCGATATTGAGTATTGGAATTCATATTATTGTATCTTCTAATTGTGTTAGTGCATTTGTTAAAGAAGAGAAAATTTTGAGTAATTTTGATTTCAAAGTATGTTTTAGGTTATCTGATGTGAGAGATTTGTTTGAAATTATGGGAGAAAATGAAATTTTAAATCCCAATTCCACAGGTAAATTTAATATAAGATTGTCGGATAGTGTTATAGTTAATAATGTGCAAATTGTATATTCGAATTGTTATGTTGGGGATTATGAGGAGCAATTAGCTATAGAACTTGTAAATAATTGTGGTACTATTAGCAAAAAGATCATAAGAGCTTATGAGACGAATGAATTTTTGCTTCAGGAAGATGAAATAATTAATGAAATTTCAAGTCTTTCAACAAATATAAATATGAGATATATGTCAGCATTTAATAGTTCACTTAGATATTTAAGTCTTTATGATTTATCTGGATATAAGAGTAATTTTAATGGGTTTATGTGGACTGAATCTGAGAAACCTTGTTCGGCAATCGTAGGAGTTGTTGATGATCCTAAGTATCAGGTTCAAAGATTTTTAAGTGTGGATTTTAAGAATATTGGTAATTTATTTGTATTTGGATCACCGGGAACAGGAAAGAGTAATCTTATTAAGACACTTATTTATTCTTTATGTTGTGAATATAAGGAAAGGAATTTAAATGTGTATATAGTTGATCCTAATACTAGGAATACAGATTGTTTTGGTTATGCTCCACATGTTAAGAATATAGCTTATACTAAAAGTGAAATTAACTCGTTATTTAAAAAAATATTGGAAGAGTTTGAACTTAGAAAAAAAATATTTGATAATTTAGATATTTCAACTATAGATCAATATAAACTTAGAGTTGGGGAAGAATTACCAAATGTAATTTTAACAATTGATAGTGTACAAGAAATTATAGATGATAAGTGGGATTATATGAAATTTATCAGAATGATAGCAAGAGACGGTAAATTTTATGGAATCTATGTTTGCATAACTTCATCTGAATATGGAAATATAGAAATGAACTTAAGTGAGTATTTTGATAATAAATTCGTATTGAGGTTTAATGATGAATCTTTATACAAAAAAATATTAGGAAGGGAATATAAATTGAATTCCAAATTTAAAGGAAGAGGTATAGTTAATTATAGAGATTCTTTAGGTGATAGGATTCTTGAGTTCCAAGTTGCTCTTCCTATGTTAAGTAATAATGATGTTGATCTTAATAATAAATTAAAGCGTTTATTTATTCACATGAATGAAATAAATAATAAGATTTATGGTGGATCAGAAATTATGGATGTATTAGAACATGAGAGTAATGAAGAGAAGCAATTAATTGAAAGTAGAACGGAATTAGATTTAAATAGTTTTTTAGATAATTTTATTAATGATTGTAATAATTTGTGTGTTGTACATGATTCTAAAAACAATGATGGAATTTTATATAATATCTATAAGATTGTAGAAGAAAAGGGAATTAAGTCTTATTTTTTTCAAAATAGAGATTTAGATGAGAATGAGGTAAAAGAATTTATAAATTGGCTAGATTCTGTTACTGATGAGAGAGTTTGTGTAATTATAAGTAATATAGAGAAATTGATATCTTTGTGCAATGATGAGATGATAGGATCATTAAATTCTATTTTAGAGAGGCAATCAAGAAAAATGTATTTTGTTACGTCGATATATAGGACTAGTAATATAGATAATAGATGTTCAAAGGTAATAGATTTATTACTTTTAAATGGGGCAAGCATAATTGTAAATGATGATGAGAATGCAACTATTTTATATAAATCTCAAGAGAATCTCATCAAGATAAATTAG
- a CDS encoding glycoside hydrolase — MRKLCLLLLISLSMVSCTNRTINMKSSNNAEVLSVQRNYFKSDFDIEVNSETFTLMVKVNGSSEYISKSLSERKVSNFKKESDKISWTYEEEGIDVLIENKGDHIDVSIKSTKDDENEFTWPKISGDEYILPIGQGKKIPSNDEVWKKYFTQIESIKGIEGLSMQFFGVNKKDYGLVYIIKNPYNNEINFDVGDEIEFDFNHEFPSINEQREYGFKIYVTDKNVTDMAKVYRDYMIKNGNFKTLKEKEEDNDNIKKLYGAPHVYFWNSRVIAKDNIKWQQFKNNLPEDLKSWIIYLLKEYIEDSESLSSLFDEIKEEEYINDYIKNGIINALSHVLLLKNFYNPDVFIDEISFKSDLEKGIENLNGIELVEFNKKVLKSKLKDIVDPVENWGDSVTLDVIEDMKDSGISNLLINFDDWRIGFAKPEFVKNANEYGYLIGTYESYHSIHKPGEEQWLTAAFDDVTLFDDATVTDKNGEKIEGFNGVGRKLNPTLAMPSVRSRVDSILGTGINFNTWFLDTDGTGEVFDDYSKDHITTEGEDINARIERVEYLNNEKDMIVGTEGGNDFINKYVVYAHGIDMGAFQWIDKDLKDKDSEYYFGQYYSPTGGVAKIFSKQVSLKDYFRDIFLDYKYSIPLYKLVYNDYIITTYWWGNGSLKFIDDIEDRMLYEILYNILPLYHIDEEEWEKHKSLIVNHYNVWGDFSKKVINKEMVDFENLESDGSVKMTQYGDDIKVIANFTDSEYDYG; from the coding sequence TTGAGAAAATTGTGTTTATTATTACTTATTTCTTTGAGTATGGTGTCTTGTACTAATAGAACTATAAATATGAAAAGCTCCAATAATGCAGAGGTTTTAAGTGTACAACGGAATTATTTTAAATCTGATTTTGATATCGAAGTAAATTCAGAAACTTTTACTTTAATGGTTAAGGTGAATGGAAGTAGTGAGTATATATCAAAATCATTAAGTGAAAGGAAAGTGTCAAACTTTAAGAAAGAAAGTGATAAGATATCATGGACTTATGAAGAAGAAGGAATTGATGTTTTAATCGAAAACAAGGGAGATCATATAGATGTATCGATTAAATCGACTAAAGATGATGAAAATGAGTTCACTTGGCCAAAGATTTCAGGAGATGAATATATATTGCCTATTGGACAAGGCAAAAAGATACCATCAAATGATGAAGTATGGAAGAAATATTTTACTCAAATTGAATCTATAAAGGGAATTGAAGGATTATCTATGCAGTTTTTTGGAGTTAATAAAAAAGATTATGGGTTGGTTTATATAATAAAGAATCCATATAATAATGAAATTAATTTTGATGTTGGGGATGAAATAGAATTTGATTTTAATCATGAATTTCCATCAATTAATGAGCAAAGAGAATATGGATTTAAAATTTATGTTACAGATAAAAATGTTACAGATATGGCTAAAGTTTATAGAGATTATATGATAAAGAATGGAAATTTTAAAACACTTAAAGAGAAAGAAGAGGATAATGATAATATAAAGAAACTCTATGGAGCTCCTCATGTATATTTCTGGAATAGTAGAGTAATTGCAAAAGATAATATAAAATGGCAACAGTTTAAAAATAATTTACCAGAAGACTTAAAATCATGGATTATTTATCTTTTAAAAGAGTATATAGAAGATAGTGAGTCACTATCATCATTATTTGATGAGATTAAGGAGGAGGAGTATATCAATGATTATATAAAAAATGGAATTATAAATGCACTTAGTCATGTTTTATTGTTAAAAAACTTTTATAATCCTGATGTATTTATAGATGAAATTAGTTTTAAAAGTGATTTAGAAAAGGGAATAGAAAATCTTAATGGAATCGAACTTGTAGAATTTAATAAGAAAGTTTTAAAGTCGAAACTTAAAGATATAGTTGATCCTGTAGAAAATTGGGGAGATTCAGTTACATTAGATGTTATAGAAGATATGAAAGACTCGGGTATATCAAATCTTTTAATAAATTTTGATGATTGGAGAATCGGTTTTGCTAAGCCAGAATTTGTTAAAAATGCAAATGAATATGGATATTTAATTGGAACATATGAGTCATATCATTCAATACATAAACCAGGAGAAGAACAGTGGTTGACTGCTGCATTTGATGATGTGACACTATTTGATGATGCGACTGTTACGGATAAAAATGGGGAAAAAATAGAAGGATTTAATGGAGTTGGTAGAAAATTAAATCCAACACTTGCAATGCCTAGCGTTAGGAGCAGAGTTGATAGCATTTTAGGTACAGGTATAAATTTTAATACCTGGTTCTTAGACACAGATGGCACTGGTGAAGTATTTGATGATTATTCTAAAGATCATATAACGACTGAGGGAGAAGATATAAATGCAAGAATTGAACGAGTTGAATATTTAAATAATGAAAAGGATATGATTGTTGGAACTGAAGGTGGGAATGATTTTATAAATAAATATGTTGTATATGCTCATGGTATAGATATGGGAGCTTTTCAATGGATAGATAAAGATTTAAAAGATAAGGATAGTGAATACTATTTTGGACAATATTATTCACCAACAGGTGGAGTAGCTAAAATATTTTCAAAGCAAGTTTCTCTTAAAGATTATTTTAGAGATATATTTTTGGATTATAAATATAGCATACCACTATATAAACTTGTTTATAATGACTATATAATTACGACATATTGGTGGGGAAATGGTAGTTTGAAATTTATAGATGATATTGAAGATAGGATGTTATATGAGATTTTATATAATATACTTCCTTTGTATCATATCGATGAAGAAGAATGGGAGAAGCATAAAAGCTTAATTGTGAATCACTACAATGTGTGGGGTGATTTTTCTAAGAAAGTTATAAATAAAGAGATGGTAGATTTTGAAAATTTAGAAAGCGATGGTTCTGTTAAGATGACCCAATATGGTGATGATATAAAAGTTATAGCTAATTTTACAGATAGTGAATATGATTATGGGTAG
- a CDS encoding AAA family ATPase, whose protein sequence is MNKIITIGREFGSGGREFGKRLAEYLGIAYYDKEIIIEISKKTKLAEEYIQQVIEDKPISSFPITIGNSFYAIFNPMTENLEANIYAEQNNILVDMAKKSSCVIIGRCADYILKEYNPFKIFIYSDMKTKINRCIEKAPEHENLSEKQLRHQILNIDKNRAKYYQFITGSKWGDKLNYDLCVNTSSVLIKDAAEYIGKMIENRI, encoded by the coding sequence ATGAATAAAATAATTACTATAGGTCGTGAATTTGGGAGTGGCGGTAGAGAATTTGGGAAGCGACTTGCTGAATATTTGGGTATTGCATATTATGATAAAGAAATAATAATTGAGATATCCAAAAAAACGAAACTTGCAGAAGAATATATTCAGCAGGTTATTGAGGATAAACCTATTTCATCATTTCCTATTACTATAGGGAACAGTTTTTATGCAATTTTTAACCCTATGACAGAAAATTTAGAAGCAAATATTTATGCAGAGCAAAATAATATTTTAGTTGATATGGCTAAAAAATCTAGTTGTGTTATTATAGGAAGATGTGCAGATTATATACTTAAGGAATATAATCCATTTAAAATATTTATTTATTCTGATATGAAAACAAAGATTAATAGATGTATTGAAAAAGCACCTGAACATGAAAATTTAAGTGAAAAGCAGTTAAGGCATCAAATTTTAAATATAGATAAAAATAGAGCTAAGTATTATCAATTTATAACTGGAAGTAAATGGGGAGATAAATTGAATTATGATTTATGTGTAAATACTAGTTCTGTACTTATAAAAGATGCAGCAGAGTATATTGGTAAGATGATTGAAAATAGAATCTAA
- a CDS encoding phosphodiester glycosidase family protein, which translates to MGKQFNHQNINYIEMDLNLINQTYSLMCHKSQNITNGKSTLNDQVNHEQKNGNNIIGAINGDFFNMSNGIPVCSNLINGEIFSTSLTRDEEVMRPCFTIFENNRIDIDNYHFTGYINLIDSNSYKTQINIDSINRSDYLEDTVNIFNCKDNESSTIFLPDNKEDATIISIIPNNKNTSFYNKSLISGKIKEIINDPPNTYKIRNDEIIVISYDKKKALFNNAFLDMDVEINFEIRKSSNYSTPKIKHLLTGHEFILYDNQILPQNYFSRTWSQGSTTSKNHRTALALTNRNTLLALTVDKKNDFKGMSLIELAHFLKSKGAYKAINLDGGGSTSMMIREPGIHSLKYTNLPRENRLISNSIMIINKMPYTLDIEDFYFHDSPKINSNESKKLNFVSYDKNFNPIDIYTLPDLKLSSNIGYFDSDYIFHPINVPSKGTITIEVNNIIKTYNIEII; encoded by the coding sequence ATGGGAAAACAATTTAATCACCAAAATATTAACTATATTGAGATGGATTTAAACTTAATTAACCAAACATACTCACTCATGTGTCATAAATCCCAAAACATAACTAATGGAAAATCCACATTAAATGATCAAGTTAATCATGAGCAAAAAAATGGAAATAATATAATCGGTGCAATCAACGGTGATTTCTTCAATATGTCAAATGGTATTCCCGTATGTAGCAATTTAATAAATGGTGAGATTTTTTCAACCTCATTAACAAGAGATGAAGAAGTAATGAGGCCATGCTTTACAATATTTGAAAATAATCGTATTGATATAGACAACTATCATTTTACAGGATACATAAATTTAATAGATTCAAATTCCTATAAAACGCAAATAAACATAGATTCAATTAACAGAAGTGACTATTTAGAAGATACTGTAAACATATTCAACTGCAAAGACAACGAATCATCGACAATATTTCTACCAGACAATAAAGAGGATGCAACTATTATATCCATAATACCAAACAATAAAAACACTTCCTTTTACAATAAAAGTTTAATATCAGGAAAAATCAAAGAAATAATAAATGATCCTCCAAACACCTATAAGATTAGAAATGATGAAATTATAGTAATTTCATACGACAAAAAAAAGGCACTATTTAATAATGCTTTCTTAGATATGGATGTGGAAATAAATTTTGAAATAAGAAAATCTAGCAACTATTCAACTCCAAAGATAAAACATCTTCTAACAGGTCATGAATTCATCCTCTATGATAACCAAATATTACCACAAAATTATTTTTCAAGAACATGGTCACAAGGCTCAACTACTTCAAAAAATCATAGAACAGCTTTAGCCCTCACAAATAGAAATACACTTTTAGCTTTAACAGTTGACAAAAAAAATGATTTTAAAGGAATGTCCTTAATAGAACTCGCTCACTTCCTAAAATCAAAAGGGGCATATAAAGCCATAAACCTAGATGGTGGAGGGTCAACGTCAATGATGATTCGAGAACCTGGAATACATTCGCTGAAATATACAAATCTCCCAAGAGAAAATCGTTTAATATCAAATTCAATCATGATTATAAATAAAATGCCCTATACTCTTGATATAGAAGATTTCTATTTTCATGATTCTCCAAAAATAAATTCAAACGAATCAAAAAAACTAAATTTTGTATCTTACGATAAAAATTTCAATCCAATAGATATATACACATTACCAGATCTAAAATTATCAAGTAATATTGGTTACTTTGATTCAGATTATATATTTCACCCAATAAATGTTCCATCTAAAGGAACTATAACAATTGAAGTAAATAACATTATCAAAACCTATAATATCGAAATAATATAA
- a CDS encoding response regulator transcription factor, with protein MRIMIVDDERKLVNILKTYFEKEGFNVICSFNGEDAVDKCYSNKIDLVILDWMIPKLSGNEVCKYIKENTSSKVLMLTAKTTTEDDLEALSVGADEYIKKPFDIRVLIMRVNKLLNLHKEIGFKDIRINIKDKRVYKDDRNLNLTKLEFDLLSYFIKNKGIILSRDRIITSVWGSDYERDYRTVDTHIRRLRNKIGEEIIKTYRGMGYTLGVDVD; from the coding sequence GTGAGGATTATGATCGTAGATGATGAAAGGAAATTGGTTAACATACTTAAAACTTATTTTGAAAAAGAGGGATTTAATGTGATTTGCTCATTTAATGGTGAGGATGCTGTAGATAAGTGTTATTCAAATAAAATAGATCTGGTTATTCTGGATTGGATGATTCCGAAATTAAGTGGGAATGAAGTATGTAAATATATAAAGGAAAATACATCATCTAAAGTTTTAATGTTAACTGCAAAGACTACAACAGAAGATGATTTGGAGGCACTAAGTGTTGGAGCTGATGAGTATATCAAGAAACCTTTTGATATTAGAGTTTTAATAATGAGGGTAAATAAATTATTAAATCTACATAAAGAAATTGGTTTTAAGGATATTAGAATTAATATAAAAGACAAAAGGGTATATAAAGATGATAGAAATTTAAATTTGACTAAGCTCGAGTTTGATTTATTAAGCTATTTTATAAAAAATAAGGGAATTATATTATCAAGGGATAGAATAATCACTTCGGTTTGGGGATCTGATTACGAAAGGGATTATAGAACAGTAGATACTCATATTAGGAGGCTTAGAAACAAAATAGGAGAAGAAATCATAAAGACATATAGAGGAATGGGATATACTTTGGGGGTCGATGTAGATTAA
- a CDS encoding sensor histidine kinase: protein MDKFYILEKRKLLDQVYKIISSEDINIVLDMIDDIEKETSTVIVYMKNIDDINTLNNYIFNSFFKKNIKLNKFWITEEAINKLDITSVNNIYNQEAVKYKFYTKVFKKDDYIFVVGTTLSDINEIIKIINKFIVFISIFSIFINWLLVNINIGIITRHIKNIKYLLRDIASLNFRTEGIKTCDEIEDLSRSINHMSNSLRKAHEEINSQNFRLKELLSNVAHEIKTPLSIIKAYVQGIEDGFDDGTYLDIVYDEIGKIDGLIENLLLWFKIKREDKKERKIDLLKKLDEILDKYRLIFQENDISISFRYSQNDVFNILINDDHLDIILENLLTNAIKYTSNKKIDIVLLKEGNSIKFEITNGVRNLDKDIDKIWVPFYVGDISRDKNFSGTGLGLSIVREILNRYKLPFNVKLEDNKFKFYIYFS from the coding sequence ATGGACAAGTTTTATATATTAGAAAAGAGGAAATTATTAGATCAAGTTTATAAGATTATATCCTCAGAAGATATAAATATCGTTTTAGATATGATTGATGATATAGAGAAGGAAACATCTACAGTTATTGTTTATATGAAGAATATAGATGATATTAATACATTAAATAATTATATTTTCAATTCCTTTTTTAAAAAGAATATAAAATTAAATAAGTTTTGGATCACAGAAGAGGCAATAAATAAACTGGATATAACAAGTGTGAATAATATATATAATCAGGAAGCTGTTAAGTATAAATTTTATACAAAAGTTTTTAAAAAAGATGATTACATATTTGTTGTTGGAACAACATTGTCAGATATAAATGAAATAATTAAGATAATTAATAAGTTTATAGTGTTTATAAGTATATTTTCTATTTTTATAAATTGGTTACTTGTCAATATAAATATAGGAATAATTACAAGACATATTAAAAATATAAAATATTTGTTGAGAGATATTGCTTCTTTAAATTTTAGAACAGAAGGAATAAAAACATGCGATGAGATAGAAGATTTATCTAGAAGTATAAATCATATGAGTAATAGTTTGAGGAAGGCTCATGAAGAAATAAATTCTCAAAATTTTAGATTAAAAGAACTATTAAGTAATGTTGCCCATGAAATAAAGACTCCATTATCTATTATAAAGGCATATGTTCAAGGAATTGAGGATGGATTTGATGATGGTACATATTTAGATATTGTATATGATGAGATTGGTAAGATTGATGGATTAATTGAAAATTTGTTGTTGTGGTTTAAAATTAAAAGGGAGGATAAGAAAGAAAGGAAAATTGATTTATTAAAAAAACTAGATGAGATTTTGGACAAATATAGATTAATATTTCAAGAAAATGATATTTCAATAAGCTTTAGATATAGTCAAAATGATGTTTTTAATATTTTGATTAATGATGATCATCTAGATATTATTTTGGAGAATTTATTAACTAATGCTATAAAATATACTTCTAACAAAAAAATAGATATTGTTTTATTAAAAGAAGGTAATAGTATAAAGTTTGAAATAACTAATGGTGTTAGAAATCTTGATAAGGATATAGATAAGATTTGGGTTCCATTCTATGTGGGAGATATATCTCGTGATAAAAATTTTTCTGGAACGGGATTGGGTCTTTCTATAGTAAGGGAAATATTAAATAGGTACAAATTGCCGTTTAATGTTAAACTTGAGGATAATAAATTCAAATTTTATATTTACTTCTCTTAA